The Plutella xylostella chromosome 12, ilPluXylo3.1, whole genome shotgun sequence genome includes a window with the following:
- the LOC105390384 gene encoding pyrokinin-1 receptor isoform X2 — protein sequence MRMPDNYTLSDVLFNRSVGDLAPAAPVDPALVFGPQRDSLLIVIPITIMYTAIFVMGLLGNVFTCIVIIRNKSMHTATNYYLFSLAISDLLLLVSGMPQEMYSIWYKWPYVFGSAFCLMRGLAAETSTNASILTITLFTVERYLAICHPFQSHKMSKLSRATKHVVLLWVVSLTLALPQALQFGIRTHIGVVMCLQTRVIIEHSFEISTFVFFLTPIVVITVLYFLIGLRLNETNRGRVHKDFESGEVRSMNKMSKRHSQSTRRVVKMLVAVVVAFFICWAPFHAQRLVAIYGTNENHLARSPNLLFVYSILTYTSGVFYYVSTCINPILYHIMCSKFRVAFKALLFRTRWCGVAACAGRAGRGGLARRWCSLGCPRPAEGPSTQVISLLETRRPASVKRHQMSLVVRPSQSPGNSLTKPSRGPKTRPPCRTAAEPTTADTSTELGRLLLDGRPRINSI from the exons ATGAGGATGCCGGACAACTACACCCTGAGCGATGTGTTGTTCAACCGCAGCGTCGGGGACCTggcccccgcggcccccgtGGACCCCGCCCTGGTCTTCGGGCCCCAGCGGGACTCCCTCCTCATCGTCATCCCCATCACCATCATGTACACCGCCATCTTCGTGATGGGCCTGCTCGGCAACGTGTTCACCTGCATCGTCATCATCCGGAACAAGTCCATGCACACGGCCACCAACTACTACTTATTCAGCCTCGCGATATCCGACCTGCTGCTGTTAGTCAGCGGGATGCCGCAAGAGATGTACTCGATCTGGTACAAGTGGCCGTACGTGTTCGGGTCTGCGTTTTGCCTGATGCGCGGGCTGGCGGCGGAGACGTCGACCAACGCGAGCATACTGACCATCACGCTGTTCACGGTGGAGCGGTACCTGGCCATCTGCCACCCCTTCCAGTCTCACAAGATGTCGAAACTGTCGAGGGCCACCAAGCACGTGGTGCTGCTGTGGGTGGTGTCCTTGACGCTGGCCCTGCCGCAAGCCCTGCAGTTCGGCATCCGGACGCATATCGGTGTAGTCATGTGTTTGCAGACCAGAGTGATAATCGAACACTCGTTTGAGATCTCAACGTTCGTTTTCTTCCTGACTCCAATAGTGGTGATAACGGTGCTTTATTTTCTAATCGGGTTGCGGCTAAACGAGACGAATAGGGGGAGAGTGCACAAAGACTTTGAGAGCGGAGAAGTGAGGAGCATGAACAAGATGAGCAAGAGACACAGCCAGTCCACGCGCCGCGTCGTCAAGATGCTGG TTGCGGTGGTCGTGGCGTTTTTCATCTGTTGGGCGCCATTCCACGCGCAGCGCCTGGTGGCGATTTACGGAACTAACGAGAACCATTTGGCGCGGTCGCCCAACCTCCTCTTCGTGTATTCAATCCTGACGTATACTTCTGGAGTGTTCTACTACGTGTCGACGTGCATCAACCCGATCCTGTACCACATCATGTGCAGCAAATTCCGCGTCGCTTTCAAG GCTCTTCTTTTCAGAACACGGTGGTGTGGTGTTGCCGCGTgtgcggggcgcgcggggcgcggggggctgGCGCGCCGCTGGTGTTCGCTCGGGTGCCCACGTCCAGCGGAGGGTCCGTCCACTCAG GTAATATCCCTGCTAGAAACGAGACGACCAGCTTCCGTCAAAAGGCACCAGATGTCGCTAGTCGTCCGCCCCAGTCAGAGTCCGGGAAACTCGCTTACAAAACCAAGCCGGGGCCCGAAGACCCGGCCACCGTGCAGGACTGCGGCGGAGCCAACTACTGCCGACACAAGTACAGAACTAGGGAGGCTATTGCTAGATGGGAGGCCGAGAATAAACTCAATATGA
- the LOC105390384 gene encoding pyrokinin-1 receptor isoform X1: MRMPDNYTLSDVLFNRSVGDLAPAAPVDPALVFGPQRDSLLIVIPITIMYTAIFVMGLLGNVFTCIVIIRNKSMHTATNYYLFSLAISDLLLLVSGMPQEMYSIWYKWPYVFGSAFCLMRGLAAETSTNASILTITLFTVERYLAICHPFQSHKMSKLSRATKHVVLLWVVSLTLALPQALQFGIRTHIGVVMCLQTRVIIEHSFEISTFVFFLTPIVVITVLYFLIGLRLNETNRGRVHKDFESGEVRSMNKMSKRHSQSTRRVVKMLVAVVVAFFICWAPFHAQRLVAIYGTNENHLARSPNLLFVYSILTYTSGVFYYVSTCINPILYHIMCSKFRVAFKNTVVWCCRVCGARGARGAGAPLVFARVPTSSGGSVHSGNIPARNETTSFRQKAPDVASRPPQSESGKLAYKTKPGPEDPATVQDCGGANYCRHKYRTREAIARWEAENKLNMKIANAAASHAPFWTTLSCSRYNGNGSMSKTQSSVCDTISNSSLKESRTEDLDDELTSYLKEITERVQQCEREYT; the protein is encoded by the exons ATGAGGATGCCGGACAACTACACCCTGAGCGATGTGTTGTTCAACCGCAGCGTCGGGGACCTggcccccgcggcccccgtGGACCCCGCCCTGGTCTTCGGGCCCCAGCGGGACTCCCTCCTCATCGTCATCCCCATCACCATCATGTACACCGCCATCTTCGTGATGGGCCTGCTCGGCAACGTGTTCACCTGCATCGTCATCATCCGGAACAAGTCCATGCACACGGCCACCAACTACTACTTATTCAGCCTCGCGATATCCGACCTGCTGCTGTTAGTCAGCGGGATGCCGCAAGAGATGTACTCGATCTGGTACAAGTGGCCGTACGTGTTCGGGTCTGCGTTTTGCCTGATGCGCGGGCTGGCGGCGGAGACGTCGACCAACGCGAGCATACTGACCATCACGCTGTTCACGGTGGAGCGGTACCTGGCCATCTGCCACCCCTTCCAGTCTCACAAGATGTCGAAACTGTCGAGGGCCACCAAGCACGTGGTGCTGCTGTGGGTGGTGTCCTTGACGCTGGCCCTGCCGCAAGCCCTGCAGTTCGGCATCCGGACGCATATCGGTGTAGTCATGTGTTTGCAGACCAGAGTGATAATCGAACACTCGTTTGAGATCTCAACGTTCGTTTTCTTCCTGACTCCAATAGTGGTGATAACGGTGCTTTATTTTCTAATCGGGTTGCGGCTAAACGAGACGAATAGGGGGAGAGTGCACAAAGACTTTGAGAGCGGAGAAGTGAGGAGCATGAACAAGATGAGCAAGAGACACAGCCAGTCCACGCGCCGCGTCGTCAAGATGCTGG TTGCGGTGGTCGTGGCGTTTTTCATCTGTTGGGCGCCATTCCACGCGCAGCGCCTGGTGGCGATTTACGGAACTAACGAGAACCATTTGGCGCGGTCGCCCAACCTCCTCTTCGTGTATTCAATCCTGACGTATACTTCTGGAGTGTTCTACTACGTGTCGACGTGCATCAACCCGATCCTGTACCACATCATGTGCAGCAAATTCCGCGTCGCTTTCAAG AACACGGTGGTGTGGTGTTGCCGCGTgtgcggggcgcgcggggcgcggggggctgGCGCGCCGCTGGTGTTCGCTCGGGTGCCCACGTCCAGCGGAGGGTCCGTCCACTCAG GTAATATCCCTGCTAGAAACGAGACGACCAGCTTCCGTCAAAAGGCACCAGATGTCGCTAGTCGTCCGCCCCAGTCAGAGTCCGGGAAACTCGCTTACAAAACCAAGCCGGGGCCCGAAGACCCGGCCACCGTGCAGGACTGCGGCGGAGCCAACTACTGCCGACACAAGTACAGAACTAGGGAGGCTATTGCTAGATGGGAGGCCGAGAATAAACTCAATATGAAGATAGCTAACGCAGCTGCCTCGCATGCGCCCTTCTGGACGACGCTCTCTTGCTCGCGGTACAACGGGAACGGGTCCATGTCTAAGACTCAGTCCTCTGTCTGTGACACCATCAGTAACAGTAGCCTGAAGGAGTCCAGGACTGAAGACCTGGATGACGAGCTCACGTCgtacctgaaggaaatcacgGAGCGCGTGCAACAATGCGAGCGGGAATACACCTGA